A region from the Mycolicibacterium phlei genome encodes:
- a CDS encoding PQQ-dependent sugar dehydrogenase: MGALAVALGVTGAVAVAPGIAWADEQTSSPTSTDSPGSPSEPSDPDTGESPEAENAVGAQPTDDADEETGDDEVDLSDELDEELDLEDPDDEEPTEEPADEETTEEEPADESSSDGLPPATEPDSVEDTPPKSDNEGPAAIDVVIDDETSSARTTFAAHTTRRSEPETTETFSTAAVTVAPLRLPTPDQVMRQVSDAVTTCLCNIVNATIKLVDAAMSLFTGGSAGPGGPAAPLDIPIVGAVLEFARRETARVIEFVSRTPVAQFLHSLSTQVTDAFNSFANSPLGREISTLITQFFQRCEERISLPDDLERVVVVGGLSEPTDFAFLPGSDDPERIDRIFITEKSGAIKIFDPQTGTVTTLTNLPTVTADGERGLVGIEIDPQFWTVGAEGYHTIYVAYTGADNYDRLSKIRLTETLEFSEEQELLVSTELGNNFHHGGELQFDPQGQYLYWAVGDNTFGDNAQDLTNIHGKILRLDRNGQAPADNPFYNTPGAVPQIYAIGLRNPFRFTFAPNGKLLVGDVGEASWEELNVVTAGGNYGWPSEEGECTGCAYVNPVYAYPHGAPPANAGSITGVLVYTGTTLPEQYRNKVYIADYSNGWIRELTFDQEFTSLISERYLDRTAGTPVKLDQGPDGNIYQLNIYPGQLLVIRPSGGNRAPTAVIDASATSGAGQSLTVQFSAAGSTDPDGDTLQYQWDFGNGETSTEVNPIVTFTNNAAYTSYTVTLTVTDGEKSNTTTQRIVVGSTPPVATIKDTLPSNYNAGDTISFEAEAFDAEDGDLPPEAYKWTVVFHHAEHTHPFRDNIIGTGGTITIPRTRDQLGNTWYRITLTVTDSSGLTTTTYRDIHPNTVKLTFTASDPNAAFTVDGVRYVGSYVIEDAVVGVERVVSAPSPQPVPGGQFVYVSWSDGGEQSHTIVTPGDETDYTVNFEFQPTLLLV, encoded by the coding sequence GTGGGCGCGCTTGCTGTCGCGCTCGGGGTGACGGGGGCGGTCGCCGTCGCTCCCGGGATCGCCTGGGCAGACGAGCAGACGTCGTCGCCGACCAGCACTGACTCCCCCGGTTCACCCTCCGAACCGTCGGATCCCGACACCGGCGAGAGCCCGGAGGCCGAGAACGCCGTCGGCGCGCAGCCCACCGACGACGCCGACGAGGAGACCGGCGACGACGAAGTGGACCTCAGCGACGAGCTCGACGAGGAACTCGATCTCGAGGACCCCGATGACGAGGAACCCACCGAGGAACCCGCCGACGAGGAGACCACCGAGGAAGAACCCGCCGACGAGTCTTCGTCCGACGGACTCCCCCCGGCCACGGAGCCGGATTCGGTCGAGGACACACCACCGAAATCCGACAACGAGGGCCCTGCCGCCATCGACGTCGTCATCGATGACGAGACCAGCTCCGCGAGAACGACATTCGCCGCCCACACCACCAGACGGTCGGAACCCGAAACCACCGAGACCTTCTCGACCGCGGCCGTCACCGTCGCACCGCTGCGCCTGCCCACCCCCGACCAGGTGATGCGCCAGGTCTCCGACGCCGTCACGACGTGCCTGTGCAACATCGTCAACGCGACGATCAAACTCGTCGACGCCGCCATGTCGCTGTTCACCGGCGGTTCGGCCGGGCCGGGCGGACCCGCCGCACCCCTGGACATCCCGATCGTCGGCGCCGTCCTCGAGTTCGCCCGCCGGGAGACCGCCCGCGTGATCGAGTTCGTCAGCAGGACGCCGGTGGCGCAGTTCCTGCACAGCCTGAGCACGCAGGTGACCGACGCCTTCAACAGCTTCGCGAACTCCCCGCTCGGACGCGAGATCTCGACGCTCATCACGCAGTTCTTCCAGCGTTGCGAGGAGCGGATCTCGCTGCCCGACGACCTCGAACGGGTGGTCGTCGTCGGCGGCCTCTCGGAGCCGACCGACTTCGCGTTCCTGCCCGGCAGCGACGATCCGGAGCGCATCGACCGCATCTTCATCACCGAAAAGTCCGGTGCCATCAAGATTTTCGACCCGCAGACCGGTACGGTCACGACGCTGACCAATCTGCCGACCGTCACCGCCGACGGTGAGCGCGGGCTCGTCGGCATCGAAATCGACCCGCAGTTCTGGACCGTCGGCGCCGAGGGCTACCACACCATCTACGTCGCCTACACCGGCGCGGACAACTACGACCGGCTGTCCAAGATCCGGCTCACCGAGACACTGGAGTTCTCCGAGGAGCAGGAACTTCTCGTCTCCACCGAACTGGGCAACAACTTCCACCACGGCGGTGAGCTCCAGTTCGATCCGCAGGGCCAGTACCTGTACTGGGCGGTGGGCGACAACACCTTCGGCGACAACGCCCAGGACCTGACCAACATCCACGGCAAGATCCTGCGTCTGGACCGCAACGGGCAGGCCCCGGCCGACAACCCCTTCTACAACACCCCGGGCGCGGTGCCGCAGATCTACGCCATCGGGCTGCGCAACCCGTTCCGATTCACGTTCGCCCCCAACGGGAAACTTCTGGTCGGTGACGTCGGCGAGGCGTCGTGGGAGGAGCTCAACGTCGTCACCGCCGGCGGCAACTACGGGTGGCCGTCAGAGGAGGGTGAGTGCACCGGGTGCGCATACGTCAACCCGGTGTACGCGTACCCGCACGGCGCTCCCCCGGCCAACGCCGGATCCATCACCGGGGTGCTGGTCTACACCGGCACAACGCTTCCCGAGCAGTACCGCAACAAGGTCTACATCGCCGACTACTCCAACGGCTGGATCAGGGAGCTCACCTTCGACCAGGAGTTCACCAGCCTGATCAGCGAGCGCTATCTCGACAGGACCGCCGGTACCCCGGTCAAACTCGACCAGGGCCCCGACGGCAACATCTACCAGCTCAACATCTACCCCGGCCAACTGCTGGTCATCCGGCCGTCCGGCGGCAACCGCGCGCCGACCGCCGTCATCGACGCCTCCGCGACCTCCGGCGCCGGGCAGAGCCTGACCGTGCAGTTCTCCGCAGCGGGCTCGACCGATCCCGACGGCGACACCCTGCAGTACCAGTGGGACTTCGGCAACGGGGAGACCTCCACCGAGGTGAACCCGATCGTCACGTTCACCAACAACGCGGCGTACACCTCCTACACGGTGACGCTGACGGTCACCGACGGCGAGAAGTCGAACACCACCACCCAGCGCATCGTCGTCGGCAGCACCCCGCCGGTCGCGACGATCAAGGACACGCTGCCCAGCAATTACAACGCGGGCGACACCATCAGCTTCGAGGCCGAGGCGTTCGACGCGGAGGACGGCGACCTGCCTCCGGAGGCGTACAAGTGGACGGTCGTGTTCCACCACGCCGAGCACACACATCCGTTCCGCGACAACATCATCGGCACCGGCGGTACCATCACGATCCCGCGCACCCGCGACCAGCTGGGCAACACCTGGTACCGGATCACGCTCACGGTCACCGACAGCAGCGGACTGACCACCACGACCTACCGCGACATCCACCCGAACACGGTGAAGCTGACGTTCACCGCCAGCGACCCCAATGCGGCGTTCACCGTCGACGGGGTGCGCTACGTCGGCTCGTATGTGATCGAGGACGCCGTCGTCGGGGTCGAGCGGGTGGTGAGCGCGCCGTCCCCGCAACCGGTCCCCGGCGGTCAGTTCGTCTACGTCTCGTGGTCCGACGGCGGTGAACAGAGCCACACGATCGTCACCCCCGGCGATGAGACCGACTACACGGTGAACTTCGAGTTCCAGCCGACTCTTCTGCTGGTGTGA
- a CDS encoding Ig-like domain-containing protein, with amino-acid sequence MGYGRYIGRVGALAVALGIGLAVGSPAGLVWADSTDAGPSDSPSGEVGQPGAEPGGPGPVSSDPGTDEPDPTDENLGDEEPEESLLEELPGSDGDVDESSSDGVPPSTEREPDNPPAGTGKEGNDLRDLRDLRDLSVVPEPPEPRNETPQTLPGATVPDLTDLPEDDDPPADLDAPEAPATEFTALAVTQSEPTPEPTPSIFTALTDLVAPAFSAFLGWSPAAPADSPLAWLFAAFARRQVGADAVFAAAAVNEPPTVSELLDTPVAATGAISGRIVAVDPEGKALTYTVTSAPATGTLTFDSKTGAFTYTPTTAERILAATTPDVTETVAMTVAVSDGVNTVTHVVNIPIADAPIVKLADIEHDDAGAIVATATRAYVTNRSAGTVTVIDTATNTVIGTYNAGPNPDALAVKPDGTRLYVASRENNTVTVLNANTGAVVARISVTDPAALAVSQNGGSLYIVSGTGKLTRVNTAFNWIDATVNLPAGTRPTGVVVSPDNTAAYVIGTTPDGDGSVSVVRFSWFSSSATTFAELPVVPTSIAISPDNKRLYVGAGDGTLTVFDTGTRAVLGSYDTIGLDPITALTVTGDGTMVTALNQRGWILTVDPNTGELLRMFWTRPEEDLLAATPRMAATPDGRTLFTTNADDSVVYAVSLIGLNTAPAPGTPTFGTPNSWTGAISGAVNAADPDRDPLTYKLVTGPTRGSITLRSDGTFTYTPTASARHAAATSDEALKTDSFTVAVSDGRGGVTYTTVQVTIPPTNSKPWAFNTVGWPNTSTGAVSGRIWAGDWDWDKLTYTVTGAPEKGTVTVSSNGSYTYTPSAQARHEAARTGVPASAKKDTFTITVDDGHGGTVPITVTVNITPANAKPTGVTVADRWTNPNSGVVTGRLTVTDTDNDPLTYSVTAPKKGTLVVHEDGRFTYTPTDAARQAASAPNAGTSAKQESVTVTVNDGHGGTATYTLALAITPYGHVNAAPTNAAATVNDPTLAIGAVTGRITADDPERDALTYTLETAPAKGLVKIDSATGVFTYVPDVESRYAAAATPGDDTDTFTVTVSDGYGGTTTTTVVVSVAPPNPASSAIDQRATTVAVAAPEFWWYSDEDLAKGLDLLKESGVDTIRILIPWFLVEPEDDVWTWDRTDRIVYGARDRDIKVVAVLNHTPEWAVTPGTDPLVGAPADPAEYAEYVGMVATRYKGQVGAYEIWNEPNGQIFWQPKPNAADYTKLLQAAYPVIKEIDPDAVVIAGSIGAILDDGDWTTDSVRFLREMYEAGAAGYFDALSYHPYHYTTPFSTGGWLQGSPINQLNEIRELMTQHGDGNKKIWATEYGQPAALESDVNQAYYIADFLHAWRDLDYAGPAFIHTIRDLPPEINNPIEESFGLWRWDWSERITLSVVEEIIEQNKERINQPPNSV; translated from the coding sequence ATGGGGTACGGCAGGTACATCGGACGTGTGGGGGCGCTCGCCGTAGCGCTGGGGATCGGTCTGGCCGTCGGGTCACCCGCCGGCCTCGTCTGGGCGGACAGCACCGACGCCGGCCCGTCGGACTCCCCGTCCGGTGAAGTCGGTCAGCCCGGCGCCGAACCGGGCGGTCCGGGTCCGGTCTCCTCCGATCCCGGCACCGACGAACCCGACCCCACCGATGAGAACCTCGGCGACGAGGAGCCCGAGGAGTCCCTGCTCGAGGAGCTACCCGGCTCCGACGGCGACGTCGACGAGTCGAGCTCGGACGGCGTCCCGCCGAGCACTGAACGGGAGCCCGACAATCCGCCCGCCGGCACCGGTAAGGAGGGCAACGACCTCAGGGACCTCAGGGACCTCAGGGACCTCAGCGTCGTCCCCGAGCCGCCGGAGCCCAGGAACGAGACGCCGCAGACGCTGCCCGGCGCGACCGTCCCGGATCTCACCGACCTGCCGGAGGACGACGACCCGCCCGCGGACCTCGACGCCCCCGAGGCGCCGGCCACGGAGTTCACCGCGCTGGCGGTCACCCAGTCCGAGCCGACGCCCGAACCCACGCCGTCGATCTTCACCGCGCTCACCGACCTTGTCGCACCGGCGTTCTCGGCGTTCCTGGGCTGGTCGCCGGCCGCTCCGGCGGACTCGCCGCTGGCCTGGCTGTTCGCGGCGTTCGCGCGTCGGCAGGTCGGCGCCGACGCCGTCTTCGCCGCCGCCGCGGTGAACGAACCGCCGACAGTCTCCGAACTGCTCGACACCCCGGTCGCCGCCACCGGCGCGATCAGCGGCCGGATCGTCGCCGTCGACCCCGAAGGCAAGGCCCTGACGTACACGGTCACCTCGGCACCGGCGACGGGCACCCTCACCTTCGACAGCAAGACCGGCGCGTTCACCTACACCCCCACCACCGCCGAGCGCATCCTCGCCGCAACCACCCCGGACGTCACCGAGACCGTCGCGATGACGGTCGCGGTCTCCGACGGGGTCAACACCGTCACGCACGTCGTCAACATCCCGATCGCCGACGCGCCGATCGTCAAGCTGGCCGACATCGAACACGACGACGCCGGCGCCATCGTCGCCACCGCGACGCGCGCCTACGTCACCAACCGCAGCGCGGGCACGGTCACGGTCATCGACACCGCCACCAACACCGTCATCGGCACGTACAACGCCGGCCCCAACCCGGATGCGCTGGCGGTCAAGCCGGACGGCACCCGCCTGTACGTCGCGAGCCGGGAGAACAACACCGTCACCGTGCTCAACGCCAACACCGGTGCGGTGGTGGCCCGGATCTCCGTCACCGACCCGGCCGCGCTGGCGGTCAGCCAGAACGGCGGGTCGCTGTACATCGTCAGCGGCACCGGCAAGCTCACCCGGGTCAACACCGCGTTCAACTGGATCGACGCGACGGTGAACCTGCCTGCCGGCACCCGGCCGACGGGTGTGGTGGTCAGCCCGGACAACACCGCCGCCTACGTCATCGGCACCACACCGGACGGCGACGGTTCGGTCTCGGTGGTGCGGTTCTCCTGGTTCTCCAGCAGCGCCACCACGTTCGCCGAATTACCGGTCGTCCCAACGAGTATCGCGATCAGCCCAGACAACAAGAGGCTCTACGTCGGCGCCGGGGACGGAACGCTGACCGTGTTCGACACCGGCACCCGCGCGGTGCTCGGCTCCTACGACACCATCGGCCTGGATCCCATCACCGCGCTGACCGTCACCGGGGACGGGACCATGGTCACCGCGCTGAACCAGCGCGGCTGGATCCTCACCGTCGACCCGAACACCGGTGAGCTGCTGCGGATGTTCTGGACGCGGCCCGAGGAGGATCTGCTGGCGGCCACGCCGCGGATGGCGGCCACACCCGACGGCCGGACGCTGTTCACGACGAACGCCGACGACAGCGTCGTCTACGCCGTGTCGCTGATCGGGCTGAACACCGCGCCCGCGCCCGGTACGCCGACGTTCGGCACCCCCAACTCCTGGACGGGCGCGATCAGCGGTGCGGTCAACGCCGCCGACCCGGACAGGGATCCGCTGACATACAAGCTCGTCACCGGCCCGACCCGAGGCAGCATCACGCTGCGCTCCGACGGCACATTCACCTACACCCCGACCGCCTCCGCGCGTCACGCCGCGGCCACCTCGGACGAGGCACTTAAGACCGACTCGTTCACCGTCGCGGTCTCCGACGGTCGCGGCGGGGTGACCTACACGACCGTGCAGGTCACCATCCCGCCCACCAATTCCAAGCCGTGGGCGTTCAACACCGTTGGCTGGCCGAACACTTCGACCGGCGCGGTATCCGGCAGGATCTGGGCGGGCGACTGGGACTGGGACAAGCTGACCTACACGGTGACCGGCGCGCCCGAAAAGGGCACGGTGACGGTGTCGTCGAACGGCTCCTACACCTACACGCCGTCGGCGCAGGCGCGCCACGAGGCGGCCAGGACCGGCGTCCCGGCGTCGGCCAAGAAGGACACCTTCACGATCACGGTCGACGACGGCCACGGCGGCACCGTCCCGATCACGGTGACCGTCAACATCACCCCGGCCAACGCCAAACCGACCGGAGTCACCGTGGCCGACCGGTGGACCAACCCGAACAGCGGTGTGGTGACGGGCCGACTGACCGTGACCGACACCGACAACGATCCGCTGACCTACTCGGTGACCGCACCGAAGAAGGGCACGCTGGTCGTGCACGAGGACGGCCGGTTCACCTACACGCCGACCGACGCCGCCCGCCAGGCCGCGTCGGCACCCAATGCCGGCACGTCGGCCAAGCAGGAATCCGTCACGGTCACCGTCAACGACGGCCACGGCGGGACCGCCACCTACACGCTCGCCCTGGCGATCACCCCGTACGGTCACGTCAACGCCGCACCCACGAACGCCGCTGCGACGGTGAACGATCCGACGCTGGCGATCGGCGCCGTGACCGGCAGGATCACCGCCGACGACCCCGAACGGGACGCCCTCACCTACACGCTGGAGACCGCGCCGGCGAAGGGACTGGTGAAGATCGACTCGGCCACGGGCGTGTTCACCTACGTGCCGGATGTCGAATCCCGTTACGCCGCAGCGGCCACCCCCGGCGATGACACCGACACCTTCACCGTCACCGTCAGTGACGGGTACGGCGGCACCACGACCACGACCGTCGTGGTGAGCGTCGCCCCGCCGAACCCGGCGTCGTCGGCGATCGACCAGCGCGCCACCACGGTCGCCGTGGCCGCCCCGGAGTTCTGGTGGTACTCCGACGAGGATCTGGCCAAAGGCCTTGACCTGCTGAAGGAATCGGGAGTCGACACCATCCGCATCCTGATCCCCTGGTTCCTGGTCGAACCCGAGGACGACGTGTGGACCTGGGACCGCACCGACCGCATCGTGTACGGCGCGCGGGACCGCGACATCAAGGTCGTCGCCGTGCTCAACCACACACCGGAGTGGGCCGTCACCCCCGGCACCGACCCCCTCGTCGGCGCCCCCGCCGACCCCGCCGAGTACGCCGAGTACGTGGGCATGGTGGCCACCCGGTACAAGGGGCAGGTGGGCGCGTACGAGATCTGGAACGAGCCCAACGGCCAGATCTTCTGGCAACCCAAGCCGAACGCCGCCGACTACACGAAACTGCTGCAGGCCGCCTACCCGGTGATCAAGGAGATCGATCCGGACGCGGTGGTGATCGCCGGCTCCATCGGCGCCATCCTCGACGACGGCGACTGGACCACCGACTCGGTGCGCTTCCTGCGCGAGATGTACGAGGCGGGCGCGGCCGGCTACTTCGACGCGCTGTCCTACCACCCGTACCACTACACGACGCCGTTCTCCACGGGCGGCTGGCTGCAGGGCTCACCGATCAACCAGCTCAACGAGATCCGCGAGCTGATGACCCAGCACGGCGACGGTAACAAGAAGATCTGGGCCACCGAGTACGGCCAGCCCGCCGCGCTGGAGTCCGATGTGAACCAGGCGTACTACATCGCCGACTTCCTGCACGCCTGGCGGGATCTCGACTACGCGGGCCCGGCGTTCATCCACACCATCCGC